The following proteins are encoded in a genomic region of Polycladomyces zharkentensis:
- the sbnB gene encoding 2,3-diaminopropionate biosynthesis protein SbnB, giving the protein MKRDHSILYLSREDIVKIGGESSDLYVQAVSRSLELHARKDFVQPLKPYLRVNNSHIADRIIAMPAYIGGETPVSGLKWIGSKHDNPRVRGKERASGLIILNDPESNYPIAVMEASLISGMRTAAVTVIGARYLARQGFRSVACVGCGLIAGMQLRSLLEQFPDISTVHLFDLHQDAAARLADELRERFPRVKAVVADSAKEAVREGEVIVTCTVTDTPYIPYEWLQKGAFVSNISIMDLHKEVFLKADKVVVDDWDQANREKKIINQLVLEGRFSREQLHAELGEILIGAKPGREADDEIIVLNPMGMAVEDIASAQEVYQRALDANVGTWLNLY; this is encoded by the coding sequence ATGAAACGCGATCATTCGATTTTGTATCTGAGCAGAGAAGATATCGTCAAAATCGGCGGGGAATCATCTGATTTGTATGTACAAGCGGTCAGCAGATCGTTGGAATTGCATGCACGGAAGGATTTTGTCCAGCCTTTGAAACCCTACTTGCGGGTCAACAACAGTCATATTGCCGATCGTATCATTGCGATGCCCGCCTATATCGGGGGCGAGACGCCGGTATCGGGCTTGAAATGGATCGGCAGCAAACACGACAACCCGCGGGTTCGCGGAAAGGAGCGTGCCAGCGGCCTGATCATCCTGAACGATCCCGAAAGCAACTATCCGATAGCCGTCATGGAAGCGAGCTTGATCAGCGGGATGAGAACCGCCGCCGTGACGGTGATCGGGGCGCGATATCTGGCACGTCAGGGGTTTCGCAGCGTGGCCTGTGTCGGGTGCGGTTTGATCGCCGGCATGCAATTGCGTTCGTTGCTGGAGCAATTCCCGGATATTTCGACTGTGCATCTGTTTGACCTCCATCAGGATGCGGCGGCTCGACTCGCGGATGAATTGCGGGAACGCTTCCCCCGTGTGAAGGCAGTGGTGGCTGACAGTGCCAAGGAGGCAGTTCGGGAAGGAGAGGTGATCGTCACCTGCACAGTGACGGATACCCCGTACATTCCCTATGAATGGCTGCAAAAAGGCGCCTTTGTCAGCAATATTTCGATCATGGACTTGCACAAGGAAGTGTTCCTGAAAGCCGACAAAGTCGTGGTGGATGATTGGGACCAAGCCAACCGCGAGAAAAAAATCATCAACCAATTGGTGCTGGAAGGACGTTTCTCCCGCGAGCAACTTCATGCGGAATTGGGAGAGATTTTGATCGGGGCAAAACCGGGACGCGAAGCGGACGACGAAATCATCGTCCTCAACCCGATGGGCATGGCGGTCGAGGATATTGCCAGTGCGCAGGAAGTCTATCAACGGGCGCTGGATGCCAACGTCGGAACGTGGTTAAACCTTTACTAG
- a CDS encoding IucA/IucC family protein, translating to MRHVLEGGSHLYTPSVDSATATVSGWQTLRQKASEAVLYDLVNALLHENLFEIIDRGIVTTSCLDADSIPQWELDQGEFYFRLDVDAARSLLFRVRPQRFIQPYRLSRLPVLLVSRGTEGVTAESLDPAGLMRILADSVLDADRAVLMPNLDGFLAELEDAVEHTALSLEAAQSFYSERNGFPPSPLLRMERLSSLKDRPFHPTSRAKKGWDSRAYRRYSPEFGQSFGLDWVAVRRDYLIQGERAAAIPDLLLQDDERQQLEEAMVHAGLHDRDYAVLPVHPWQMEHVLPELFRREMESGVCVPLMRGLGKFVATSSVRTLSPVHDDRYHIKLPIGIYSLAALRIVPPRYLANGVKGQRLLEHLIEREPMLHNRLHLCREEMWFGFHDPQGDPFEDKPGHLACLVREYPDHLVGDSEVQLIAMSSLAVTDPDGQLPVFAGLLRSRYGQTDETEHVLNLFREICEPLIRTALIAFRYGMMPEIHGQNVLLVIKGERIDGLMLRDHDTVRVHLPWLEREGLAEPGYIVKPGTPNSLILETPEALLSYFQTLGIQVNLYAIIDVLSRVYAIDEALFWRVIREAIETCLSTLDLPETVRDVAVKQLLTNPTWPTRLLIGPLLKRSGTGGGGMPAGTGETHNPLRSLER from the coding sequence ATGAGACACGTCTTGGAAGGAGGTTCCCATTTGTACACACCATCGGTCGACAGTGCCACCGCCACCGTTTCCGGTTGGCAAACATTGCGCCAAAAAGCGTCCGAGGCGGTTTTATACGACTTGGTGAATGCGCTGTTACACGAAAATCTCTTCGAAATCATTGATCGGGGCATCGTCACCACGAGCTGTTTGGATGCGGATTCGATCCCGCAATGGGAGTTGGATCAAGGGGAGTTTTATTTCCGTCTGGATGTGGATGCCGCCCGCAGTCTGCTGTTCCGGGTACGTCCCCAACGGTTTATCCAGCCGTATCGACTGAGCCGTCTGCCGGTTCTTCTGGTCTCGAGGGGAACGGAAGGAGTAACAGCGGAATCGCTCGATCCGGCAGGCTTGATGCGCATTTTGGCCGATTCCGTTTTGGATGCGGATCGCGCCGTTTTGATGCCGAATCTGGATGGCTTTCTCGCCGAGTTGGAAGATGCGGTCGAACATACGGCGCTGTCGTTGGAGGCGGCACAATCGTTTTACAGTGAACGGAATGGGTTCCCCCCATCCCCATTACTCCGCATGGAACGTTTGTCCTCACTGAAAGATCGTCCGTTTCACCCGACTTCACGGGCGAAAAAAGGTTGGGACAGCCGTGCTTACAGGAGGTATAGTCCGGAATTCGGCCAATCATTCGGATTGGATTGGGTGGCCGTCAGAAGGGACTATCTGATTCAAGGGGAACGGGCGGCAGCGATCCCGGACCTGCTGCTTCAGGACGATGAGCGTCAGCAGTTGGAAGAAGCGATGGTGCACGCGGGGTTGCATGACAGGGATTATGCGGTTCTCCCCGTTCATCCTTGGCAAATGGAGCACGTATTGCCGGAATTGTTTCGACGGGAGATGGAGAGCGGCGTTTGTGTTCCTCTGATGCGCGGGTTGGGAAAATTTGTGGCCACTTCTTCGGTACGGACGCTTTCCCCCGTGCATGATGACCGATACCATATCAAATTGCCGATCGGCATCTACTCACTTGCCGCACTGCGCATTGTTCCGCCCCGTTACCTGGCCAACGGAGTGAAAGGACAGCGTTTGCTGGAACATTTGATCGAGCGGGAGCCGATGCTGCACAATCGGCTGCATCTCTGCAGGGAAGAGATGTGGTTCGGATTTCATGATCCGCAGGGGGACCCGTTTGAGGACAAACCAGGGCATCTCGCCTGTCTCGTCCGGGAGTATCCGGATCACCTTGTCGGCGATTCGGAAGTTCAGTTGATCGCGATGTCTTCTTTGGCGGTGACGGACCCCGATGGGCAGTTGCCTGTATTTGCCGGGTTGCTCCGCTCCCGGTACGGTCAAACCGATGAGACGGAACATGTATTGAACTTGTTTCGCGAGATTTGCGAGCCGTTGATCCGTACTGCGCTGATCGCGTTTCGATACGGAATGATGCCGGAGATTCACGGTCAGAACGTGTTGCTTGTCATCAAAGGAGAAAGGATCGACGGACTGATGCTGCGTGACCATGACACCGTACGCGTCCATCTTCCCTGGTTGGAGCGCGAAGGGTTGGCGGAACCCGGATATATCGTCAAGCCCGGGACACCCAACAGCTTGATTCTGGAGACGCCCGAGGCGTTGCTCTCCTATTTTCAAACATTGGGGATTCAAGTGAACCTCTACGCGATCATCGATGTCCTGTCACGGGTGTATGCGATCGATGAAGCGTTGTTTTGGCGAGTGATACGGGAGGCGATTGAAACGTGCCTGTCGACGCTCGATTTGCCCGAGACGGTTCGCGATGTCGCGGTCAAACAACTGTTGACCAACCCGACATGGCCGACCCGTCTTTTGATCGGCCCGCTTTTGAAGCGATCTGGTACCGGAGGCGGCGGCATGCCCGCCGGAACCGGAGAAACCCATAATCCGTTGCGGAGTCTGGAAAGATGA
- a CDS encoding MFS transporter, with translation MNVMSGRKAGFAVLWSGQFLATAGLTVMVPLLPFYLTHLGVTDPAANRFWTGLCVAAPAATLCLVSPLWGRIGDRWGRKWMVVRALFGLAGCLLLMSFCRTPFQFFLCRLLQGAFGGVVDAASAYASSEAPKEERGKVLGMLQSATAAGSLIGPLIGGVLADWIGFRALLWAIGVLTGISGFVAVVVLRETQKPKAEEASNTRVYGTWVALMRHDRLRSFLITGLCAQIGVFGLVVVFAPYVQGLSGTDGQVSTWVGILQAVTWGASMLGAPWWGVQNDRRKVEINLFWAVLGCAVSILLQVVPSHVIWLLPLRLLQGFCFSAVLQSVMLAVTEESTRENRGLWIGAANSFLVLGQMLGPLTVAVFGGLLSNGWLIVIMGMAFLVGAYALTRNESWKSVVLPSIQVSFERWKIKDDR, from the coding sequence ATGAACGTGATGTCGGGACGAAAGGCCGGTTTTGCGGTTCTCTGGAGCGGGCAGTTTTTGGCGACAGCCGGGTTGACGGTCATGGTTCCGCTGCTCCCTTTTTATCTAACCCATCTGGGTGTCACCGACCCGGCCGCCAACCGCTTTTGGACAGGATTGTGCGTGGCCGCTCCGGCCGCGACCCTCTGTCTGGTATCGCCCCTGTGGGGGAGAATCGGGGATCGCTGGGGGCGGAAGTGGATGGTCGTCAGGGCCTTGTTCGGCCTCGCCGGTTGTCTGTTGTTGATGAGCTTCTGCCGAACCCCGTTTCAATTTTTTCTCTGCCGACTGCTACAGGGAGCGTTCGGCGGGGTTGTCGATGCCGCTTCCGCTTATGCAAGCTCCGAGGCGCCGAAAGAAGAGCGCGGAAAAGTGCTGGGGATGCTGCAGAGCGCGACGGCGGCGGGTTCCCTGATCGGTCCGCTCATCGGCGGTGTATTGGCGGACTGGATCGGGTTTCGCGCATTGTTGTGGGCCATCGGTGTGTTGACGGGAATCAGCGGATTCGTGGCGGTTGTTGTGTTGCGTGAGACGCAAAAGCCCAAAGCCGAGGAAGCCTCGAACACGCGCGTGTACGGTACATGGGTTGCCTTGATGAGACACGATCGGTTGCGTTCCTTTCTCATCACGGGACTCTGCGCACAAATCGGGGTTTTTGGGCTGGTCGTCGTTTTCGCTCCCTATGTGCAAGGGCTGAGTGGAACGGACGGTCAAGTGTCCACATGGGTGGGCATATTGCAGGCGGTAACATGGGGTGCCAGTATGCTGGGCGCTCCCTGGTGGGGAGTGCAAAATGACCGGCGCAAGGTGGAAATCAACCTGTTTTGGGCGGTATTGGGATGCGCGGTCAGCATTTTGTTGCAGGTGGTGCCCTCCCATGTTATCTGGCTCCTTCCGTTGCGCTTGTTGCAGGGGTTTTGTTTTAGTGCCGTCCTGCAATCGGTGATGTTGGCGGTCACCGAGGAATCGACCAGGGAAAACAGGGGTCTTTGGATCGGAGCGGCCAACTCCTTTCTGGTCCTCGGCCAGATGTTGGGTCCCTTGACAGTCGCCGTGTTCGGGGGATTGTTGAGCAACGGGTGGTTGATCGTGATCATGGGCATGGCGTTTCTCGTCGGGGCTTATGCCCTGACCAGGAATGAGAGCTGGAAATCCGTGGTTCTTCCCTCGATTCAAGTGAGTTTCGAGAGGTGGAAAATAAAAGATGACCGGTAA